In Nocardia sp. NBC_01327, the genomic stretch TCGATTCCGGCATGTGCCGGTGGCGCTCATGCTGGTCGGCCTGATTCTGCTGACCATCGCCGCCGCCGGTCCGACCGCGACGAAGAAGGTGCCGCGCAATCGCGCCACCGTCATTCTGGTGATCGACGTATCGCTGTCCATGGAGGCGACCGATGTGCCGCCGAGCCGAATTCAGGTGGCCAAGAAGGCCGCCAAGGAATTCGCGGACGGTCTGACGCCGGGCATCAATCTGGGTCTGGTCACCTTCGCCGGCACCGCCTCGGTGCAGATGTCGCCGACCACCAATCGCCAGGCGGTCAAGGCGGCCATCGACAGCATGAAGCTGGCCGAGCGCACCGCCACCGGTGAGGGCATTCTGACCGCGCTGCAATCGATCGACACGCTGGCCTCGGTGCTCGGCGGTGCGGAGACTCCGCCGCCCGCGCGCATCGTGCTCATGTCCGACGGTAAGCAGACGGTGCCCGATGACAAGGATGTCGACAATCCGCGCCACGGCTTCACCGCCGCGCGTCTGGCGAAGGAGAAAGGCGTTCCGGTGTCGACGATTTCGTTCGGCACGACCTGGGGCACCGTCGAGATTCCGGATCAGGACGGCAAGGGTTCGCAGCGCGTGCGGGTTCCGGTCGACGACGACGCCCTGCATCAGATCGCCCAGCTGTCCGGTGGCGACTTCTATACCGCCTCCACGCTGGAAGAGCTTCGTAAGGTGTACGACACACTCGATCAGCAGATCGGGTACGAGCTGACAATGGGCGATGCGAGCCGGCCGTGGTTGCTGCTGGGTCTGCTGGTGACCGCCTCCGGGGTGGTGACAGCGCTGCTCTATCGTCAGCGTCTGCCGTAATTCGGTACCGCGCGCCGAGTCCCGCCAACGAACAGATAGGTTTCCCTCTATGTCGAACATCACATCCCGGTCGGTACTGGTGACCGGCGGCAATCGCGGCATCGGGCTCGCGGTAGCCCTGCGCCTGCTTGCCGATGGACACAAGGTCGCTGTCACGCATCGCGGTTCGGGTGTGCCCGAGGGCCTCTTCGGCGTGAAATGCGATGTGACCGACTCGGAGTCGGTGGATCGCGCGTTCACCGAGGTCGAGGCGCACCAGGGTCCGGTCGAGGTCGTCGTGGCCAATGCGGGCATCGTGGACAACGTGCTGTTCATGCGCATGAGCGAGGAGTCGTTCTCGAAGGTCATCGACGCCAACCTCACCGGTGCGTGGCGAGTTGCCCAGCGCGCCAACCGCAATATGCTCAAGGGCCGCTTCGGCCGCGTCATCTTCCTCGGCTCGGTGGTCGGCCAGATCGGCGCCCCCGCTCAGGTCAGCTATGCGGCGGCCAAGGCCGGTCTGGTCGGTATGGCGCGCGCCATCACCCGCGAGGTCGGCAAGCGCAATATCACCGCGAATGTGGTGGCGCCGGGCCTGATCGACACCGATATGACCCGTGACGAGATGACCCCGGAGATGCGCAAGACCGCGCTCGACTTCATCCCGGCGGGCCGGATCGGCCAGGCCGAGGATGTCGCCGGTGTGATCAGCTTCCTCGCCTCCGAGGACGCCTCCTACATCTCCGGCGCGATCATCCCCGTCGACGGCGGTATGGGCATGGGCCACTGAGCATCTCGCTCGATCAGGTTCCGCGCTTCGACCCCCTGGCAACCAGCACTTTTCAACGAGGAGAACCAACCAACCCATGAGTGGATTGCTCGAAGGCAAGACCGTACTCATCACCGGCATCATCACCGATTCGTCCATTGCTTTCCATGCCGCCGCGGTGGCGCAGGAGCAGGGCGCCAAGGTGATCATCACCGGTATTCCGGACCGGCTGCGGCTGATCGACCGGATCGCCAAGCGGCTGCCGAAGGAGGTTCCCCCGGCCATCCCGCTCGATGTCACCAATGAGGAGAACCTCGGCGAGCTGGCGGCGAAGCTGAACGAGCTGGCCCCCGAGGGCATCGACGGCGTGCTGCACTCCATCGCCTTCGCGCCGCGCACCCTGATGGGCCCCGGGTCCAAGCCGTTCCTCGAGGGCCCCGGCCCGGATGCGGCCAAGGCGTTCGAGATCTCGGCGTGGAGCTACGCCTCGCTGGCCCGCGCGGTCCTGCCGGCCATGAACGAGGGCGGCTCCATCGTGGGCATGGATTTCGATCCGCGCACCGCCATGCCGTACTACAACTGGATGGGTGTGGCCAAGGCCGCGCTCGAATCGGTGAACCGCTATGTGGCGCGAGAGGTGGGCGAGGCCAAGCGCATTCGCTCCAACCTGATCGCGGCCGGGCCGATCAAGACCCTGGCGGCCAAGGCCATCGCCGGCACCGCCACCGATGATGCGAACCAGCTCACCATGCTGAACACCTACTGGGACGGCGCTTCTCCGATCGGCTGGGACGTCGACGACCCGACGGTGGTCGCCAAGTCCGTGGTCACCCTGCTGTCGGACTGGCTGCCCGGTACCACCGGTTCGATCATCTACGTGGACGGTGGCGCCAGCCACAACACCTGGTTCCCGGCGAACGGGTTTCCCACCAACTGAGTCGAAGGAGTAGGTCGTGGCAGTGCATGACCTCGGCGCTCGCGCCGCGGAGCCCGCTACTGAAAAAGTGGATGCGCTGCTACTGCTGTCCTTCGGCGGTCCCGAGCGCCCCGAAGACGTGATGCCGTTCCTGGAGAACGTCACTCGGGGCCGGGGTGTACCTCCGGAGCGCCTGGCCGAAGTCGCGGAGCACTATCTGCACTTCGGTGGGGTGTCGCCGATCAATGCGCTCAATCTCGACATCATCAAATCGGTCGAGGCCGAATTCGCCTCGCGCGGAATCGATCTGCCGGTGTACTTCGGCAATCGCAATTGGCACCCCATGGTCGAGGACACCGTCGAGGGCATGCGCGTGGACGGAATCCGTTCCGCGCTGGTGTTTCCCACCTCCGCCTGGGGTGGCTACTCGGGCTGTCTGCAGTACCACGAGGACATCGCTCGTGCCCGCGCCGATGTCGCGAATGCCCCCGAATTGGTCAAGCTGCGCCAGTATTTCGATCATCCGCTGTTCATCGACGCCATTACCGACGGCATTCGCGCGGCGGTCTCCGCGCTGCCCGAGGATCGCCGTGATCGCGCCCGGCTGGTCTTCACCGCGCACTCGATCCCGGTATCGGCCGATATGGCCGCCGGTCCGCCGGGGGAGCAGCGGCTCTACAGCCGCCAGGTCGCCGAGGCGGCCCGACTATGCGCTGCCGCAACGGGTTTCGACGAGTACGACGTGGTCTGGCAGTCCCGTTCCGGTCCGCCGCAGGTGCCGTGGCTGGAACCCGATATCGTCGATCACCTCGATGCGCTCGCCGCACGGGGAGTGGATGCGGTCGTGATCTGTCCCGTGGGTTTCGTCTCCGATCATCTCGAGGTGATCTGGGACCTCGACAACGAGGCCAAGCAGCGCGCGGCCGAGTTGGGCATGGCCTTCGCCCGTGCGGCCACGCCGGGCGGTGATTCCCGATTCGCGCATATGGTCGTCGATCTGGTCGAGGAGCACCTGGCCGGTACCCAGCCCCGCAAGCTCAGCGAGATGACGAGCCTGGGGTGCACCCCCAACGGCGCACCCTGCGTTCCCGGCTGCTGTGCCTTGCCGCCGCGACCGCCCCGCCCGGATACCGCCCGGTCGGCCTGAGCTGCGGGAAGGAACCGCTGTGAACGGCGATCCGATATTCGACGGACCATCCGCCCCCGAGGGGGACGCTTTCTACGATCCTCCGCCGGATCTGTCCGGCGGCGCGGTCGGTGACGCTATCTATCTGCGGCCGCTCGACAATCCGGAAGCCGAACTGGCACATGGCCGGAACTGGCTGGTGCTCTACCGTTCGCAGAGCGTCACCGGCGAAGTGATCGCGGTATCGGGCATCATCGCCCTGCCGAACGATCCGCCGCGCACCGATGCCGGGTATCCGCTGATCACCTGGGCGCACGGCACCGTGGGGGTGTGCCCGCAATGCGCGCCGTCCCGCGATACCGCCGAATCCGGTGCGCACCATATGAACAAATACCCGCAGCCGCTGCTGAACAATTTCCTCGATCAGGGCTGGGCCGTGGCCATGACCGATTACGAGGGCCTGGGTGTGACGGGACGGCGTCATCCCTATCTGCTCGGGGAATCCGAGGCCTACGGGGTGCTCGATATCGTGCAGACGGCGCGCCGGTTGTTTCCCGGTGTCGTCTCCGATGAGTACGCGATCGTCGGCCATTCGCAGGGCGGGCAGGCGGCGCTGTTCTCCGCGCACTACGCCAAGGATCGGGTCGACGGGCTGGTCGGGGTCGCGGCGATCGCCCCGGCCAATCATCCGAAGGCCATTGTCCGTGCGGGCGCACTGGTTCCGACCAATGCCGGCGGCGGATTCGCCTTCACCGCGCTGTTCCTGTCGGGCGCGATTGCCGGTGACGAGAGCATCGACGTCGAGAATGTGCTGTCGGTCAAGGCGAAGGCGGTCTGGCCGGATGTGCTCACCAGGTGCCGGGCCGGTCTGAGCGAACCGGATTCCTGGGGCGGGCTGCTGGGCACAGAGCAATTCCGATCGACGATTCTGAATCCGTATCCGGGTAAGCCCAATCCCGATCAGCTGAATTTCGAGGCGCAATTGGCCCTGATGAATCCGAATGTGGAAATCGATGTGCCCATTCGCATTTCGCAGTCCGCCGACGATCAGCGGGTGAAGGCCGAGGCCACGGAATTCACCATCGGCGGAGTGCCGATCGTCATCCCAGGTGTGGATGTGCTCGTCGAGGAACTGGAGGTCACCAATCCGGCGAACCTGCCGCGCTATGACCGCTACAAGGCGGGTGAGGTGGTCATCCCCGACCCCGATCCGAGCAATCTGGGCGCGCACTTCGCCACCCTGAACCACGACCGGGACGAACTGACCGGATGGCTCGCCGAACGATTCACCGCGTGAACGCGTAACCACCGGCCCGACCACCGATATCGGTGCGGCGGGCGGGAATACGCCTGCCCGCCGTGTGCTTGTATGTCGGCATGACGAGTGCTGATTTGCTGATCGATGCCTTCGGCCGGATCAAGGAGAACGTGCACGGGGCGGTCGAGGGCCTGACCGAGGCGGAATTGTCGGCGCAGCTGGACGAGGGCGGCAATTCCATCGCCTGGCTGGTCTGGCATCTGACCCGCGTCCAGGACGATCACATTGCCGATGTGGCGGGCCTGGAGCAGGTCTGGCTGACCCAGGACTGGGCCAAACGCTTCGACCTCGCATTCGATGACACCGCAACCGGATACGGCCACGCTGCCGCCGAGGTGGCCCAGGTGACCGGGATCTCCGCCGATCTGCTGACCGGGTACTACGACGCCGTGCACGCGCAGACCATCGACTACGTCTCCGGCCTGGTGGACGCCGACCTCCCGCGCGTTGTCGACACCCGCTGGAATCCGCCGGTAACCCTGGCCGTTCGCCTGGTCAGCGTGATCGACGACGATATCCAGCACTCCGGCCAGGCCGCCTACGTCCGCGGCGTACTCCTGCGCCGCCGCTGATTCCTCGACCAGGAGCTGGTGGCGGCCCATACTCGCGGTTCGCCGCCACCGGTTCCTGGTGATCGCATGTCCAGGACCTGCGAACCCTCGGTGCCCGCCAACTGCGGATGAAATGTATTGTGTCGCAGGTGGACAGGGTCAATGGTGGTCGGTCGGAACGTGACCGAGGCGTAAGTGGCGGGAATCCGCGCGGTGGCGCGGTGGCGAAGAAGCGGGCGCTGGGTGCGCCCGATTACTTCGTCTGGGCTCCGGTACTGAGTCTTTTCCTAGCCGCCGGTATCTGCATGACCATCGGTCAGTCGATGACGATCGCGGTGGTGCTGGTGCTGATCGCCGTGGTGATGGTGGTCCTGGACATGTGGATCAACCGGTAGCCGGGCCGAATTCGCTTCTCACTTCAGCACATTCACCGCGCGGGCGATGACCAGGCTGACGGTGATCAGTGAGATCGCAGACTGCACCATCATGGTCGTCTTGGCCCAGCGCGTCATCGGCATCACATCGGTGGGGCTGAAGGCGGTCGCATTGGTGAACGACAGATACAGGTAGTCCAGGAAATTCGGCTCCCAGTCCGGATCCGCCAGGTTCGGATTCTGCATCTGGACGAACAGGAAGTCCGGGTACGGCTTGCGGGCATGTGCCCGGGCCGCGGGCCCGCCGCGGTCGAGTTCCCAGTACCAGAGCCCGAATACCAGCACATTCGACAGCCAGACCGCGCCGCCGGAGGTCAGCAGCCCGGCGGCATTATCGCTGACCACGCCGTCGATCAGGCCCTTCACGAGGTGGTAGACCGACCACACCATCGAGAATGCCAGCAGCGCCATCAGGCTCAGACCGAGTCTGCGGAGCCACATCTCCTCCCGATCGATACGAAACGAGCGGGCCGCGATGAGCACGATGACAAGCACCAGCCCGATGCCCGGCACCAGCCAGCGCGGTCCCGGCGTGAACTCCTGGGGCAGGAAGTACTGCAGCACCAGCATTCCCACCAGTGCGCTGGTGGCCCACCATCGTGATTCTCCCGTAGTCCGCCGGGCCCATGCGGGTACCTGGTCGTCGTTCGCATCATTCTCAGAGCCGGTCACGCGAGCAGTATCGCCCGATGCGCGACTTCGATACGGGAACGACTCAGTTGCTGCTGGTCACCGAATCCGCGGGCTTCGAATCGGCGGACGCGTGCGCGGCCCGGCACCAATCGGCCGCGCGGAACATCGCGTCCACATAATCGGCGTACTGGCCCGCGAAACTACGGACACCGTCCGCGTAGGAGCGCACCGTGGTGGGGGTTACCGCGCCCGGGTCGGCGGCAGCGGCGGCCTTCAGCAGATCCAGGCTGCGAAAGCCGACGGCGAGCCCCGCGGGCGTGCCGGGCCAGACGATCGGACCCAGATACGTGCGTTCGGGATAGACCTCGATCACGCGCTGGATCAGTCGTTCGGCCCATACCGCGAGCTGGAGCGCGGGCTGGTTCGTCGTGATCTCGTCCCGCACATCCATACTCGCCAGCACCCGTAATTCGTGCACGCCCTTCTCGATTTCGGTGCGGCGGCGCTGATCCGGGCCCTCGGTCAGAGTCAGCGCGACGAACAGACCGGGGTGGTTGCGCATATTGCCCGCGTAGCCCGCGAAGTACCGTGCGGGGAAGGCTTCCGTCTCGCCGCCGAGGCGTGCGGTCAGCGCTGCCGGTGGCATGGGTTGGGCGCCCGGGACCGGTGCGGGCAGGACGACGGGGGTATCGGCCACCGCGCCGATGGCACCGGCGGTGCGGGCGGCGCGGGCCTCGAGTTCGGCGGACACCCCGCCGGCCTGCAATCTGGCGGACTGCACGCGCCCGATCAGGTCGACGATCGATCCGCGCAGCAGGAAGGTGACCGTCAGGCCGACCACCGGCCATTTGGTCGCATCGATGTACTGCAGGACCATTTCGGGTGCACTCACACGCGTGATCGTATTGCCGGACAGCGACTCCCGCTATGCCACTGCGACTTTCGTCTGCTCTGCCATCTCCGCATCGAGCAGGCGGCGGGCGCGGGGGATGAGGAGGGTGCGATTGGGGAGGAACCACAGTGCGATCAGCGCGAACAGGGGCAGCCCGGACAGCAGTGACGATTTGCCGGCCTGGTCGGGCGGGTAGCTGTAGATCACGAGGACCCGCAGTACCGCGTCCGTGAGCAGGACCAGGCCCAGGGTTGCGGTGACGAACTGGTAGATCCGGCGGAAACCGGGGTCCTTGGACCAGATTCGATCGAACCCTGCGGCGCGCAGGGGATCACCTTTGGCGGCAACGGGTTTGAGCGCGTCACGCATATACGGATGATCCGTCCAGGCGCTGGCCAGCACCACGATCCCGGCAATGGCGATATACAGCGAGGTCCGGGCCAGGACAAAACGTGCGTCGCCGCTGATCGACGTCAGCACCACGCCGACGATGACCTCCGCCAGTACCAAGACCGCGAAGCTGTCGATCCGATGTGTCGCAGTGCGCCGCAACCGTGTTCGCGCCATATCGCCGATGACGATCAGCGCGGCGACCACCGCGCCCGCCACCATGCTGGCCGTACTCCCTGCCCCGGCCAGGTAGCAGCCGATGAGCGCAGTATTCGATGCGACCGCTGTGAAAACCACCAAGCGCCAGCGGAATTCACCGGTCTCGATCCGTCCGCCGATCGCCTTCGCGCCCAGGAGTGTGCCGCCGATGGACAGCCGGATCTGCGGTGGGAGGCCGGTCGGGGCGAGCAGTACGAAGATGACCGTCGGGAGGAGTAGATCGACGGCCGTATTCGCCAGCATCAGGGCGAACCACAGGGCCTTCTTGCGCTTGTCGATGTCGGGCGTGGGATGACTCCCGGTTGAACCGTGCATCGAACTTCCCCCAGTTCTATGAAATCTCTCAGATAAGAAATATCTTAGATACTAAGACAGTTAGAGGCTAAGGTATGTTGTGGACATGACGCAAGAGGTGACCTCGGACCAACCCGGGGACTCGACCCTGCTCGGCCGCGAATTCGCTTCCGCCATGGTGAATTTCCATGCCGCCACCGGAAAGCTGCTCGGTCTCAGCGCGATCGAGCGCAAATGCATGGACACCCTGCAGCGCC encodes the following:
- a CDS encoding alpha/beta hydrolase family protein — protein: MNGDPIFDGPSAPEGDAFYDPPPDLSGGAVGDAIYLRPLDNPEAELAHGRNWLVLYRSQSVTGEVIAVSGIIALPNDPPRTDAGYPLITWAHGTVGVCPQCAPSRDTAESGAHHMNKYPQPLLNNFLDQGWAVAMTDYEGLGVTGRRHPYLLGESEAYGVLDIVQTARRLFPGVVSDEYAIVGHSQGGQAALFSAHYAKDRVDGLVGVAAIAPANHPKAIVRAGALVPTNAGGGFAFTALFLSGAIAGDESIDVENVLSVKAKAVWPDVLTRCRAGLSEPDSWGGLLGTEQFRSTILNPYPGKPNPDQLNFEAQLALMNPNVEIDVPIRISQSADDQRVKAEATEFTIGGVPIVIPGVDVLVEELEVTNPANLPRYDRYKAGEVVIPDPDPSNLGAHFATLNHDRDELTGWLAERFTA
- a CDS encoding ferrochelatase; this translates as MAVHDLGARAAEPATEKVDALLLLSFGGPERPEDVMPFLENVTRGRGVPPERLAEVAEHYLHFGGVSPINALNLDIIKSVEAEFASRGIDLPVYFGNRNWHPMVEDTVEGMRVDGIRSALVFPTSAWGGYSGCLQYHEDIARARADVANAPELVKLRQYFDHPLFIDAITDGIRAAVSALPEDRRDRARLVFTAHSIPVSADMAAGPPGEQRLYSRQVAEAARLCAAATGFDEYDVVWQSRSGPPQVPWLEPDIVDHLDALAARGVDAVVICPVGFVSDHLEVIWDLDNEAKQRAAELGMAFARAATPGGDSRFAHMVVDLVEEHLAGTQPRKLSEMTSLGCTPNGAPCVPGCCALPPRPPRPDTARSA
- the fabG1 gene encoding 3-oxoacyl-ACP reductase FabG1, with translation MSNITSRSVLVTGGNRGIGLAVALRLLADGHKVAVTHRGSGVPEGLFGVKCDVTDSESVDRAFTEVEAHQGPVEVVVANAGIVDNVLFMRMSEESFSKVIDANLTGAWRVAQRANRNMLKGRFGRVIFLGSVVGQIGAPAQVSYAAAKAGLVGMARAITREVGKRNITANVVAPGLIDTDMTRDEMTPEMRKTALDFIPAGRIGQAEDVAGVISFLASEDASYISGAIIPVDGGMGMGH
- a CDS encoding VWA domain-containing protein, with the translated sequence MSISNFTSQYWLAFLVVVALIALLYVVVQRRRQKHVLRFSNMEMLERVAPSQPSRFRHVPVALMLVGLILLTIAAAGPTATKKVPRNRATVILVIDVSLSMEATDVPPSRIQVAKKAAKEFADGLTPGINLGLVTFAGTASVQMSPTTNRQAVKAAIDSMKLAERTATGEGILTALQSIDTLASVLGGAETPPPARIVLMSDGKQTVPDDKDVDNPRHGFTAARLAKEKGVPVSTISFGTTWGTVEIPDQDGKGSQRVRVPVDDDALHQIAQLSGGDFYTASTLEELRKVYDTLDQQIGYELTMGDASRPWLLLGLLVTASGVVTALLYRQRLP
- a CDS encoding mycothiol transferase produces the protein MTSADLLIDAFGRIKENVHGAVEGLTEAELSAQLDEGGNSIAWLVWHLTRVQDDHIADVAGLEQVWLTQDWAKRFDLAFDDTATGYGHAAAEVAQVTGISADLLTGYYDAVHAQTIDYVSGLVDADLPRVVDTRWNPPVTLAVRLVSVIDDDIQHSGQAAYVRGVLLRRR
- a CDS encoding VC0807 family protein, with protein sequence MHGSTGSHPTPDIDKRKKALWFALMLANTAVDLLLPTVIFVLLAPTGLPPQIRLSIGGTLLGAKAIGGRIETGEFRWRLVVFTAVASNTALIGCYLAGAGSTASMVAGAVVAALIVIGDMARTRLRRTATHRIDSFAVLVLAEVIVGVVLTSISGDARFVLARTSLYIAIAGIVVLASAWTDHPYMRDALKPVAAKGDPLRAAGFDRIWSKDPGFRRIYQFVTATLGLVLLTDAVLRVLVIYSYPPDQAGKSSLLSGLPLFALIALWFLPNRTLLIPRARRLLDAEMAEQTKVAVA
- the inhA gene encoding NADH-dependent enoyl-ACP reductase InhA, which produces MSGLLEGKTVLITGIITDSSIAFHAAAVAQEQGAKVIITGIPDRLRLIDRIAKRLPKEVPPAIPLDVTNEENLGELAAKLNELAPEGIDGVLHSIAFAPRTLMGPGSKPFLEGPGPDAAKAFEISAWSYASLARAVLPAMNEGGSIVGMDFDPRTAMPYYNWMGVAKAALESVNRYVAREVGEAKRIRSNLIAAGPIKTLAAKAIAGTATDDANQLTMLNTYWDGASPIGWDVDDPTVVAKSVVTLLSDWLPGTTGSIIYVDGGASHNTWFPANGFPTN